The following nucleotide sequence is from Saccharomycodes ludwigii strain NBRC 1722 chromosome VII, whole genome shotgun sequence.
CTCATGAATCAactaaaaaggaaattgaTAGCCAGGCGAATTTGGTAAAACCACAAAGTGGCACTACAAATAATGACAATACTGCTACCGGATTTAACCCACTTCCAAACAAATGCATTGTCgatcaaaaaattaataccTGCACAGATCAAGAATATCAAGGacaaaatgaaataattaAGAAGGGAGAGAGCACTCCTTTACTTCTAGCAAAAAcacaaatgaaaaaaaatgatacaGATTTCGACcctaaaaaaacaaaaaaaattgtaattatttggaaaattataatatttctgCCCAAtctattgattttaaaaccggttctttttatttggtttATTATAACTTTCCCAATAACCATTTTTGAAAAGCCCAACATTTCTAATAATGAAGTCCCCGCATTATCatctactactactactaatactactacacttaataatgataaagacattgctaataatgataatacgagtaatacaaacaataatattacaatAACACTTGCATCTAAAGCTGATAATGTGATTAACTCTACATTTCCAATTATAGAAGAGAATTTGAGTAAAAACAGTTCGATAACGCTAGAAAAAGATACCAATAAAAGTGCAAATAATAGCATgaatgaaacaaaaaattcaatataCAGTAAGAAATTTGGaagatttttctttccaaaAAAGCTAATACCGAATTcgataataaataacagtagaaaaaaaaagacccTAATATTGGATTTGGATGAAACTTTAATTCATTCAATGTCAAGAACAACGTCATcgccaaatattttaaacaacAGCCAGCAGGCACAAGTAATTGAAGTACAACTAAAGCTTCCTTCGTCTCCGAGTGGTACCAGTCGAAACACAATCGCTAATTCTAAAATGATATCTACATTGTATTATGTCCTAAAAAGACCATACtgtgatttatttttgaataaagtTAGCGCCTGGTACAACGTGGTTATTTTTACTGCGTCAATTAAAGAGTATGCTGACCCGGTGATAGATTGGTTGGAGAGCAGCACCAAGGTGCGAATTGCTAAAAGATTATATAGGACTGATTGCTTGCTGAAAGATGGATTAGGTTACGTCAAAGActtgaatattttgaatcAAAGCTTAAATGATATAATCATTATTGATAATAGCCCTATAAGCTATTATCTGCACTTGGACAATGCTGTTCATGTGGAAGGATGGATTAATGATCCAAGTGATACAGATTTATTACAACTATTGCCACTATTAGAGGCCTTGCGCTTCACCACCGATGTTCGTAACATTTTGTGTCTCAAAAATGGAGAAGATGCATTTAATTGAGCTGTACTAATCATGtgtataaaacaaaatatagaTAAAGTAACACTTAGTGATTATATTATTGGCTACATGATGTTAAGtaatgatataaaaaaaaaaaaaaaattaatgtaCACATTTATTGACTTTGCTATAATgacaatataatatattcctttttttttttttttttttttttttttttttttaatactgaatttaaagaattaataatttatagGAATTAGGAAAGTTACCTATAGAAAATGCTGAAATGATACTAAACTGTAATAATGAaacaaatcaaaaaaaaaaaaaaaaaaaaaggaaaaaataaaaaaaaatacgtaCAAACATGATCACAATTGATGTGTGTGAACAGCTGGATCTAATCTAACTTGGACCATTGGTCTGTAATCCGGATTCCACATTTGTTTCTTAACCCATTCTAGACATTTGTCGAAGTCTCTTGGCACTTTAACAGTGGTGCCTTGAGGAGCACCTGGGACAGGCTCATTTTCAATACGAGCAACACCTTCTTTTAGAGCCTCCAAAATAACAGCAGTAGCAACTTTAGCAGATGTTTCATTGATTTCTTCGATAGTTGGTAATAACCCAGGCTTCGAATTATCTTTCAACAATGGTGACAAGTCAGCCAATTGATCAACAGCAGCACTAATCATCTTATCAGTGATAGAAGAAGCACGACTTAAAACGGCACCTAAACCAATACCagggaaagaaaaacaattattattttcagatATTCTATACAACTCACCATTTGGATCAGCAACAGGGTTGAATGGAGAACCTGTAGCAACCAAAGCATCAAAATTAGTCCATTTCATTAAATCTTCTGGGACAGCCTCGTGTAACCTAGTTGGGTTCGATAGAGGGAAAATAATTGGTCTTGGGTTATGTTTATACATTTCTTTGACAACTTGTTCATTGAACGCACCAGCTTGAGTGGAACAACCGATCAAACAAGTTGGATGGACTTTAGATACAACATCAACCAACGATTTGGTATTTATACCTTCCCAATCCTTATCCGGTTTAGCATAAGCCATTTGCTGCGTAGATGAAACATCACCCATACTATCCAAAATCAAACCATGTCTGTCCATAGCAAAAATTCTGGAACGTGCTTCTTCCTCAGTAGCACCGTGTGTAATCATATGGTTAATAACCTGGTTAGCAACACCTTGACCAGCAGAACCACAACCATAAATCAAAACTTTGCTATCCAACAATTCCCTTTTAGTATGTTTTAAAGCAGCAATAAAGGAAGCCATAACTACAGCACCGGTACCTTGAATATCATCGTTAAAACAGGGAATAACGTCTCTATACTTGTCCAAAATAGGCTTAGCGTTCAAAACACCAAAATCTTCAAAATGTAAAACAGCATTGGggaatctttttttaacagaCTGAATAAATTTCTCTATAAAATGATCGTACTGTTTGCCTCTAATTCTACTAAATCTGTTACCCATATATAGTTCGTCACGAGCCaatttcttattatttgtaCCAGTGTCCAAGCAAACTGGTAAAACTCTACCTGGATGGATACCACCACAGGTAGTCATCAAACCTAGTTTAGCGATGGCAATACGGACAGAACCACACCCACAATCACCCAAACCTAGAACACCTTCACCATCAGTAACAACAATGTAATCAACATCTTTGTCTTCACCATAGGCTGCCAATCTACGATCAATGGAGTCTGGTTCCGTAATATCTAAAAAGACACCTTCTGGTTTCCTAAACCTATGAGAATAAGCAACAATCGCATCACCCTCAGTAGGGGTATAGATAATAGGGATCATTTCCCTAATATGCCTTTTAACCAATTCAAAATACAAAACTTTGTTTTGAACCCTTAAACTTGTCATGAAATCGTTTTTCCTCAAGGGAGCTTTTAAATCGCAATATTGTTTATAAGCTCTTTCCACTTGTTCTTCCAAAGTGTTTACTTGTGGAGGTAACAGGCCGTCTAGACCAAAAGcttctctttcttcttGTGTAAAAGCAGATCCCTTGTTAAATAGCGGTGAATTTAGTAATTGAAGTCCTGTCAAGGGACATTCGATAACACCATTAGAAGACAACCTTGTAGTTTGAGGAGATGGTGGTAACTGGTTTTTTAAGATCTTGGCAGCCTGTGAACCGACAggttttttcaaatatttagaTTCTTTAGAAATAGCACCAAAATCATTATCCCTTGTTGTATGAATTGGGGTGTAAAATCTGATAGATGAAACACAAGTTTTAGTGCTACAGCCCTTTAGAGAagtaaatgtttttaacatttctgcttgtgatttattttattttattttatttttttctcgaATATATGAGCtttttacaaaaacaaaaacaactatttaattaaaattgtaaCCTAATAATTATTCACCTTTTTTGTCCG
It contains:
- the NEM1 gene encoding Nem1-Spo7 phosphatase catalytic subunit NEM1 (similar to Saccharomyces cerevisiae YHR004C | NEM1 | Nuclear Envelope Morphology) — encoded protein: MNAISLITNYIPNIPPIKQNNNKNNDNSTLKEQNDITNIDLHSDNNANDDNKFTHESTKKEIDSQANLVKPQSGTTNNDNTATGFNPLPNKCIVDQKINTCTDQEYQGQNEIIKKGESTPLLLAKTQMKKNDTDFDPKKTKKIVIIWKIIIFLPNLLILKPVLFIWFIITFPITIFEKPNISNNEVPALSSTTTTNTTTLNNDKDIANNDNTSNTNNNITITLASKADNVINSTFPIIEENLSKNSSITLEKDTNKSANNSMNETKNSIYSKKFGRFFFPKKLIPNSIINNSRKKKTLILDLDETLIHSMSRTTSSPNILNNSQQAQVIEVQLKLPSSPSGTSRNTIANSKMISTLYYVLKRPYCDLFLNKVSAWYNVVIFTASIKEYADPVIDWLESSTKVRIAKRLYRTDCLLKDGLGYVKDLNILNQSLNDIIIIDNSPISYYLHLDNAVHVEGWINDPSDTDLLQLLPLLEALRFTTDVRNILCLKNGEDAFN
- the MAE1 gene encoding malate dehydrogenase (oxaloacetate-decarboxylating) (similar to Saccharomyces cerevisiae YKL029C | MAE1 | MAlic Enzyme) gives rise to the protein MLKTFTSLKGCSTKTCVSSIRFYTPIHTTRDNDFGAISKESKYLKKPVGSQAAKILKNQLPPSPQTTRLSSNGVIECPLTGLQLLNSPLFNKGSAFTQEEREAFGLDGLLPPQVNTLEEQVERAYKQYCDLKAPLRKNDFMTSLRVQNKVLYFELVKRHIREMIPIIYTPTEGDAIVAYSHRFRKPEGVFLDITEPDSIDRRLAAYGEDKDVDYIVVTDGEGVLGLGDCGCGSVRIAIAKLGLMTTCGGIHPGRVLPVCLDTGTNNKKLARDELYMGNRFSRIRGKQYDHFIEKFIQSVKKRFPNAVLHFEDFGVLNAKPILDKYRDVIPCFNDDIQGTGAVVMASFIAALKHTKRELLDSKVLIYGCGSAGQGVANQVINHMITHGATEEEARSRIFAMDRHGLILDSMGDVSSTQQMAYAKPDKDWEGINTKSLVDVVSKVHPTCLIGCSTQAGAFNEQVVKEMYKHNPRPIIFPLSNPTRLHEAVPEDLMKWTNFDALVATGSPFNPVADPNGELYRISENNNCFSFPGIGLGAVLSRASSITDKMISAAVDQLADLSPLLKDNSKPGLLPTIEEINETSAKVATAVILEALKEGVARIENEPVPGAPQGTTVKVPRDFDKCLEWVKKQMWNPDYRPMVQVRLDPAVHTHQL